One region of Parerythrobacter jejuensis genomic DNA includes:
- a CDS encoding MerC domain-containing protein translates to MNRSALSNRSRLDRAGIALSGLCAIHCLASIVVVSALGLGGQWLLAPEIHRWGLALACVIAGVAIGWGALRHRRRTPFVVAMTGLTFMGGALAAPHGIEEAVLTIIGVALVSLGHILNLRHSH, encoded by the coding sequence ATGAATCGCTCCGCCCTTTCCAACAGGTCTCGACTCGACCGAGCCGGCATTGCTTTGTCGGGCCTGTGCGCGATTCATTGTCTGGCGAGTATTGTGGTTGTTTCGGCGCTCGGGCTGGGCGGCCAGTGGCTCCTGGCCCCGGAAATCCATCGGTGGGGCCTTGCGCTTGCCTGTGTAATTGCAGGCGTCGCGATTGGCTGGGGGGCGCTACGTCACCGCCGTCGCACGCCATTTGTCGTCGCGATGACCGGGCTGACCTTCATGGGGGGCGCATTGGCTGCCCCACACGGCATTGAAGAGGCTGTATTGACCATCATCGGGGTCGCGTTGGTTTCGCTCGGCCACATACTCAACTTGCGCCACTCACATTGA
- the thiS gene encoding sulfur carrier protein ThiS, which produces MSETLSLTVNGETRRTTAATIAALVRELELEPAKVAVERNGEIAPRAQLDSIVLSDGDALEIVHFVGGGESADTWSVAGRTFSSRLIVGTGKYKDFEQNAAALDASGAEIVTVAVRRVNVSDPNAPMLTDFIDPKTTTYLPNTAGCFTAEDAIRTLRLAREAGGWDLVKLEVLGEARTLYPNMVETIRACEVLANEGFHPMVYCTDDPIAAKQLEEAGAVAVMPLGAPIGSGLGIQNRVTIRLIVEGAKVPVLVDAGVGTASDAAVAMELGCDGVLMNTAIAEAKDPIRMARAMKLAVEAGREAYLSGRMATRKYADPSSPLAGLI; this is translated from the coding sequence ATGAGCGAAACATTGTCCCTGACCGTCAATGGCGAAACCCGCCGGACCACCGCCGCCACGATTGCCGCGCTGGTCCGCGAACTGGAGCTGGAGCCTGCCAAGGTTGCCGTCGAGCGCAATGGCGAGATTGCGCCCCGCGCCCAACTCGACTCGATTGTGCTTTCCGATGGGGATGCGCTGGAGATTGTCCACTTCGTGGGCGGAGGCGAGAGCGCTGACACCTGGTCGGTTGCGGGCCGGACCTTTTCGTCGCGACTCATAGTCGGCACCGGCAAATACAAGGACTTCGAACAGAACGCCGCGGCTCTCGATGCGAGCGGTGCTGAAATCGTCACTGTCGCGGTGCGCCGTGTGAATGTCAGCGATCCGAACGCACCCATGCTAACCGACTTTATCGATCCCAAGACGACAACCTATCTGCCCAACACAGCGGGATGCTTTACCGCTGAAGACGCCATTCGCACTCTGAGGCTGGCCCGTGAAGCGGGCGGCTGGGACCTCGTCAAACTCGAAGTATTGGGCGAAGCGCGCACTCTCTACCCCAATATGGTCGAGACCATTCGCGCTTGTGAGGTGTTGGCCAATGAAGGCTTCCACCCGATGGTCTACTGCACCGACGACCCGATCGCTGCGAAGCAGTTGGAGGAGGCTGGTGCCGTCGCTGTCATGCCGTTGGGTGCGCCGATTGGCTCAGGCCTCGGCATCCAGAACCGGGTAACGATCCGCCTGATCGTCGAAGGTGCGAAAGTTCCGGTGCTGGTTGACGCCGGCGTCGGCACGGCCAGTGATGCGGCAGTGGCGATGGAGCTTGGGTGCGATGGCGTGCTGATGAACACGGCAATCGCCGAGGCCAAGGATCCGATCCGGATGGCGCGGGCGATGAAGCTTGCTGTTGAAGCGGGGCGGGAGGCCTATCTCTCAGGACGCATGGCAACGCGCAAATACGCCGATCCGTCTTCGCCGTTGGCAGGCCTCATTTAA
- the rpsI gene encoding 30S ribosomal protein S9 produces MADLGAIAGDAPDADAATVAVSTAPLREQELDAQGRAYATGRRKDATARVWIKPGKGKVTVNGREQEVYFARPTLRLIINQPFSITDREGQYDVIATVRGGGLSGQAGAVKHGISQALAKYEPELRATVKAAGFLTRDSRVVERKKYGRAKARRSFQFSKR; encoded by the coding sequence CTGGCCGATCTTGGCGCGATTGCGGGCGATGCCCCCGATGCAGACGCAGCGACAGTCGCGGTAAGCACAGCGCCGCTGCGCGAGCAGGAGCTTGATGCGCAGGGCCGTGCCTATGCAACCGGCCGTCGTAAAGATGCAACGGCACGTGTCTGGATCAAGCCCGGCAAAGGCAAGGTCACCGTCAACGGTCGCGAGCAGGAAGTGTATTTCGCACGTCCGACGCTGCGCCTGATCATCAACCAGCCTTTCTCCATCACCGATCGCGAAGGTCAGTATGACGTGATTGCCACCGTTCGCGGCGGCGGTCTCTCGGGTCAGGCCGGTGCAGTGAAGCACGGCATCAGCCAGGCCTTGGCCAAGTACGAGCCGGAACTGCGCGCCACAGTGAAGGCAGCAGGCTTCCTGACCCGCGATAGCCGTGTGGTCGAGCGTAAGAAATACGGTCGTGCGAAAGCACGCCGTAGCTTCCAGTTCTCGAAGCGCTGA
- the rplM gene encoding 50S ribosomal protein L13: MKALTKTTRSIKPAEVEKNWHIIDAEGLVVGRLAAIVANLLRGKHKPSYTPHVDCGDHVIIINAGKVKFTGNKMTGKTYYKHTGHPGGIKETTPAKVLEGRFPERVLEKAIQRMIPRGPLGRDQMRALHLYAGTEHPHDGQKPSVLDVASMNRKNKAAS; encoded by the coding sequence ATGAAGGCGCTTACAAAGACCACCCGGTCGATCAAGCCGGCCGAGGTCGAGAAAAACTGGCACATTATCGATGCCGAGGGCCTCGTCGTTGGTCGTCTGGCAGCGATTGTCGCCAATCTGCTGCGCGGCAAGCACAAGCCCAGCTACACCCCGCATGTTGATTGCGGTGACCATGTCATCATCATCAATGCCGGCAAGGTGAAATTCACCGGCAACAAGATGACCGGCAAGACCTATTACAAGCACACTGGTCACCCTGGTGGCATCAAGGAAACGACCCCAGCCAAGGTGCTGGAAGGCCGCTTCCCGGAGCGCGTGCTTGAAAAAGCTATCCAGCGCATGATCCCGCGCGGCCCGTTGGGCCGTGACCAGATGCGTGCCCTGCACCTCTATGCCGGCACCGAGCATCCGCATGACGGCCAGAAGCCCAGTGTGCTCGACGTTGCCTCGATGAACCGCAAGAACAAGGCTGCCTCCTAA
- the ggt gene encoding gamma-glutamyltransferase: protein MKLRTLLIATGSLFLASCSSAYSGEVETASQASQPAFAGTVASADPRATAAGEEMLRRGGSATDAAIATMIALTVVEPQSSGIGGGGFIVRGAPGGEVTSYDGRETAPAAASPDWFLDEDGKPLPSREAVLSGLSIGVPGNISVAQRAHGKHGKLPWATLFEPAIKLARDGFILNPRLNASLDGYAYRAGLTEGGKATFYAEGETPKAVGSRILQPALAGTLEMLATMGPDHFYSGPFASGLADTIAAATPRAEKMTMDDVIAYQSKERDPVCGDYRGYKICGMGPPSSGGLAIIAILEQLERFDLAAMGPRSVKAWHLFVESQRLAYADRALYTGDADFVDIPVDGLISPAYLAARSQLIDPDRRTARFEAGKPPSAPQARAVGENYPDSGTTHLVAIGADGTMVSYTSTIEGAFGSGYMFGGFYLNNELTDFSFRPERDGQPVANRVQGGKRPRSSMAPTVVYDPDGKPLLAIGAAGGPTIPIQTARSIIGVIDFGLSLEEALAMPMIMAFGPRVIVEKDTWLADAAPQLNALGHEQVITSAFLFRTNAAMRTQDGWTAAHDPRLIPLLQMPAED, encoded by the coding sequence ATGAAACTGCGCACGCTCTTAATCGCCACCGGATCCCTTTTCCTCGCAAGTTGCTCCTCTGCCTATTCGGGCGAGGTCGAGACTGCGTCGCAAGCATCGCAGCCAGCATTTGCCGGAACTGTCGCATCAGCGGACCCGCGCGCCACAGCAGCCGGCGAGGAAATGCTGCGGCGCGGAGGAAGCGCAACCGATGCAGCCATTGCCACCATGATTGCGCTGACGGTTGTCGAGCCACAAAGTTCGGGCATTGGCGGCGGCGGCTTCATTGTCAGGGGTGCGCCAGGTGGGGAAGTCACCAGTTATGACGGGCGCGAAACGGCACCAGCCGCCGCTTCGCCCGACTGGTTTCTCGATGAAGACGGCAAACCCCTTCCGTCGCGCGAAGCGGTTCTGTCTGGCCTCAGCATCGGTGTGCCCGGCAATATCTCTGTCGCGCAAAGGGCACACGGGAAGCATGGCAAGCTGCCTTGGGCGACATTGTTCGAGCCCGCCATCAAGCTGGCACGCGACGGGTTCATCCTCAATCCGCGACTGAATGCCTCGCTTGACGGTTACGCCTATCGGGCTGGGCTGACAGAAGGTGGCAAGGCAACGTTTTACGCAGAGGGCGAAACTCCGAAGGCAGTAGGGTCACGAATCCTGCAGCCGGCACTGGCTGGAACCCTGGAAATGCTGGCCACTATGGGGCCCGATCATTTCTATTCCGGCCCCTTTGCCTCCGGCCTCGCGGACACGATCGCAGCCGCGACACCCCGGGCGGAGAAGATGACGATGGATGATGTCATCGCCTATCAATCCAAAGAGAGGGATCCGGTGTGCGGGGACTACCGTGGCTACAAGATCTGCGGCATGGGTCCGCCATCGTCCGGCGGTCTGGCTATTATCGCGATACTTGAGCAGCTCGAACGGTTCGACCTCGCAGCGATGGGTCCGAGATCGGTAAAGGCGTGGCACCTGTTCGTGGAATCGCAGCGTCTAGCATATGCTGATCGTGCACTTTACACCGGCGACGCGGACTTCGTCGACATCCCGGTCGATGGCCTGATCAGCCCTGCCTATCTTGCAGCCCGGTCGCAACTTATTGATCCGGACAGGAGAACTGCCCGCTTTGAAGCTGGCAAGCCGCCGAGCGCCCCGCAAGCGCGCGCGGTAGGCGAGAATTATCCTGATAGCGGCACCACCCATCTGGTCGCCATTGGCGCGGACGGGACGATGGTCAGTTACACCTCTACGATCGAGGGTGCGTTCGGCTCGGGCTATATGTTCGGAGGGTTCTACCTCAACAATGAACTCACCGATTTCAGCTTCCGGCCAGAGCGGGATGGTCAGCCCGTCGCCAATCGGGTGCAAGGCGGGAAGCGACCGCGCAGTTCGATGGCACCCACGGTTGTTTACGATCCGGACGGGAAGCCCCTGCTGGCGATCGGGGCTGCTGGCGGTCCGACCATTCCGATCCAGACAGCGCGATCGATCATCGGAGTGATCGACTTCGGCTTGTCGCTGGAAGAGGCGCTGGCGATGCCGATGATCATGGCATTCGGGCCGCGCGTCATTGTAGAGAAAGACACCTGGCTGGCTGATGCAGCGCCACAGCTCAATGCGCTCGGCCATGAACAGGTCATCACCAGTGCATTCCTGTTTCGGACCAATGCAGCTATGCGCACGCAAGATGGATGGACGGCGGCCCACGATCCGCGCCTGATCCCGCTATTGCAGATGCCGGCAGAAGACTGA
- the cutA gene encoding divalent-cation tolerance protein CutA: MSAMIWAPFPDHEAARTAAGILLDEKLVACANILGSVESIFDWGGERTNAAEIGVLFKTDATILDQAVARIEDLHPYKAPAILGWRADAPARATRDWLGLLAGKIS, encoded by the coding sequence ATGTCGGCAATGATCTGGGCGCCTTTCCCCGATCACGAGGCTGCGCGAACAGCCGCAGGCATATTGCTTGACGAGAAGCTTGTGGCTTGCGCCAACATATTGGGTTCGGTTGAATCGATCTTCGACTGGGGTGGCGAGAGGACGAATGCGGCAGAGATTGGCGTGCTGTTCAAGACCGATGCGACGATTCTAGACCAAGCAGTCGCCAGGATAGAGGATTTGCACCCGTATAAAGCGCCAGCCATCCTCGGGTGGCGCGCTGATGCTCCGGCGCGGGCGACGCGGGACTGGCTGGGCCTGCTGGCAGGGAAGATTTCGTAG
- a CDS encoding COX15/CtaA family protein, which translates to MVVQSAFPAKSAELASKSSPIIDGAPDRLARWLYFVAAMVVTIVAVGGITRLTESGLSITQWQPVTGTLPPLTEEAWLAEFAEYRETPEFRLEAGPAGMTLSDFKFIFFWEWFHRLMGRLIGLAFAIPLAFYWVKGLIPTGYKPRLLALLALGGLQGTFGWLMVRSGLSGDMTDVSHFWLSVHLLTAFITLAGLIWTALDLRALARDPSAAPSRLTAISTVTAIILFIQMLLGAWVAGLNAGLASDTWPLMQGRFIPEYDTTKGVLWAITHDPFLLHFLHRWWAWAAVAALIVLARVVRPIDRRASVAVHSAFGIQILLGIATVMTGVALWIAVAHQLVGALLVIATAWAAHVAGRKGATA; encoded by the coding sequence ATGGTTGTACAATCAGCTTTTCCGGCAAAATCGGCTGAATTGGCGAGCAAGAGTTCGCCAATCATCGATGGAGCGCCAGATCGGCTCGCCCGTTGGCTATATTTTGTCGCTGCCATGGTGGTAACGATTGTTGCGGTCGGAGGAATTACCCGCCTCACCGAATCAGGGCTTTCAATTACCCAGTGGCAACCGGTGACCGGCACCTTGCCCCCCCTGACAGAGGAAGCGTGGCTGGCCGAGTTCGCCGAGTATCGGGAAACGCCTGAATTCCGGCTTGAGGCCGGCCCGGCGGGCATGACGCTGAGCGATTTCAAGTTCATCTTCTTTTGGGAATGGTTTCATCGACTGATGGGCCGGCTGATCGGGCTCGCATTCGCGATCCCACTGGCCTTCTATTGGGTCAAGGGCCTGATCCCGACCGGCTACAAGCCACGGCTCCTCGCCCTGCTCGCCTTGGGCGGTCTGCAGGGCACATTCGGCTGGCTGATGGTCCGGTCGGGCCTTTCGGGCGACATGACCGATGTCAGCCATTTCTGGCTGTCTGTCCATTTGCTCACTGCCTTTATTACTTTGGCAGGGTTGATCTGGACCGCGCTGGACCTGCGGGCGCTGGCACGCGACCCATCAGCGGCGCCATCACGCCTCACCGCCATTTCGACCGTGACGGCAATCATTCTGTTCATCCAGATGCTGCTTGGTGCGTGGGTGGCGGGCCTGAATGCCGGGCTGGCCTCAGACACGTGGCCGTTGATGCAGGGGCGCTTCATTCCCGAATATGACACTACAAAGGGAGTGCTTTGGGCCATTACGCACGATCCCTTCCTGCTTCATTTCCTGCACAGATGGTGGGCCTGGGCAGCGGTTGCAGCCCTAATCGTTCTTGCGCGGGTTGTCCGCCCGATTGATCGCAGGGCTTCCGTGGCAGTGCATTCTGCCTTCGGCATCCAGATCCTGCTGGGTATCGCAACGGTGATGACGGGCGTCGCCTTGTGGATTGCCGTTGCCCACCAACTTGTCGGGGCTCTCCTCGTGATTGCAACAGCTTGGGCTGCGCATGTGGCAGGGCGAAAAGGAGCCACTGCCTGA
- a CDS encoding quinone-dependent dihydroorotate dehydrogenase — MVFSLLRPAIHAFDPESAHKLSVAALKLAPLPHARHADDSLAVNLAGLRFPTPVGVAAGYDKDAEVPDALLGLGFGFVEVGSITPRPQAGNPKPRLFRLTKDRAVINRMGFNNSGADVVERRLAKRKNRGGMIGINIGANKDSADRIADYAEMTRRMAPYASYLTANISSPNTPGLRALQDEGALSGLLDAIMEARRSHDVPVMLKVAPDLEPADIDAIARIGIAKGLAALIVSNTTISRPPLLSSDAHEAGGLSGQPLRDLALQRLRDFRTATGGALPLVGVGGISSIEDAWTRICAGASLVQLYSAMVYEGPGLGRSIARGLSRKLRQRGMTSIEEAVGSE; from the coding sequence ATGGTTTTTTCCCTTCTTCGCCCCGCTATTCACGCGTTCGACCCCGAATCAGCGCACAAACTCTCTGTGGCGGCGCTCAAGCTGGCCCCATTGCCACATGCACGGCATGCCGATGATTCGCTGGCGGTGAATTTGGCGGGCCTGCGTTTCCCAACGCCCGTCGGGGTGGCTGCCGGCTATGACAAAGATGCCGAGGTTCCTGACGCACTGCTTGGCCTTGGTTTCGGCTTTGTCGAGGTGGGTTCGATCACGCCGCGCCCTCAGGCAGGCAATCCCAAGCCGCGCTTGTTCCGCCTGACCAAGGATCGGGCGGTGATCAACCGTATGGGTTTCAACAATTCCGGGGCAGATGTGGTCGAACGCAGGCTTGCAAAGCGCAAGAACCGTGGCGGTATGATTGGCATCAATATCGGGGCCAACAAGGATTCTGCCGATCGCATAGCTGATTATGCCGAAATGACCCGGCGCATGGCCCCCTATGCTTCTTATCTGACTGCCAATATTTCGAGCCCGAACACCCCTGGCCTGCGCGCCTTGCAGGATGAAGGTGCCTTATCCGGCTTGCTCGACGCTATCATGGAAGCACGCAGATCGCATGACGTGCCAGTTATGTTAAAGGTGGCGCCCGATCTCGAGCCTGCCGATATCGATGCGATCGCGCGGATCGGGATCGCAAAAGGCCTCGCTGCACTGATCGTTTCCAACACCACCATTTCGCGGCCACCGCTCCTATCCTCGGATGCGCATGAAGCCGGGGGCTTGTCCGGGCAGCCCCTGCGTGACCTTGCCTTGCAACGCCTGCGCGATTTTCGAACCGCAACCGGCGGCGCGCTCCCACTAGTGGGAGTCGGGGGTATCTCCTCGATTGAGGATGCCTGGACCCGCATCTGCGCCGGGGCGAGCTTGGTGCAACTCTATTCGGCGATGGTCTATGAAGGGCCCGGGCTAGGCCGGTCTATTGCGCGTGGACTTTCGAGAAAATTGCGCCAGCGCGGTATGACTTCGATTGAAGAGGCGGTCGGAAGCGAATAG
- a CDS encoding AMP-dependent synthetase/ligase, whose amino-acid sequence MQLSDFETANNLVELFLKRADENGDKPFLGAKHDGTWQTQSWREVAQQVCVLAENLRGLGLADGDRVMLVSENRPEWCIADLAIMAAGCITVPAYTTNTQRDHIHILDNSGARAVIVSNEKLSDPLLPAIMRTGIAEHVIPIDSMRPHQSGSVTVSAWADMVQGDVDTARQAVESRLAGIGRDTTACIIYTSGTGGAPRGVLQHHGAILCNVMGAAEILANDFGLDEEERFLSFLPLSHAYEHTGGQFLPIGVGAQIYYSEGLEKLASNIEETRPTIMVVVPRLFEVLRTRIMKQVAKQGRMANYMMDRALAIGEKKAEGKGRLRDKPMDFMLERLLRPKIRQRFGGRIKAMVSGGAPLNPDVGIFFEAMGLTMLQGYGQTESGPVISCNRPKAGIAMETVGPPMHGVEVKIAEDGEILVRGELVMQGYWQNQAETDRTLKDGWLHTGDIGHLDANGRIVITDRKKDMIVNDKGDNVAPQKIEGMLTLQPEIGQAMVAGDKRPYVVGLIVPDAEWALEWAKANDEKFDLKALQDLPAFKTAVRAAVDRVNKDLSVIEKVRQFTFADEAFSIENEEMTPSMKIRRHMIRERYQEQLNGLYRS is encoded by the coding sequence GTGCAACTGAGCGATTTCGAAACCGCAAATAACCTCGTCGAACTATTCCTGAAGCGTGCTGACGAGAATGGTGACAAGCCATTCCTGGGCGCAAAGCACGATGGGACATGGCAAACACAGAGCTGGCGCGAAGTGGCGCAGCAAGTGTGTGTTCTCGCCGAAAACCTGCGCGGTCTGGGGCTGGCAGATGGTGACCGGGTCATGCTGGTGTCCGAGAACCGGCCCGAATGGTGCATCGCGGATCTCGCCATCATGGCGGCTGGCTGCATCACAGTACCCGCCTACACCACCAACACTCAGCGCGACCACATCCACATTCTGGACAATTCAGGCGCGCGGGCTGTGATTGTCTCGAACGAGAAGCTGTCGGATCCGTTGCTGCCCGCGATCATGCGGACGGGTATCGCAGAACATGTGATCCCCATCGATAGCATGCGCCCGCACCAGTCAGGGTCTGTAACCGTCAGTGCATGGGCCGACATGGTCCAGGGCGACGTCGATACTGCTCGCCAGGCTGTCGAATCGCGGTTGGCAGGGATTGGCCGCGATACCACTGCCTGCATTATCTACACGAGCGGCACAGGCGGCGCGCCGCGCGGTGTGCTGCAGCACCATGGCGCTATCCTTTGCAATGTCATGGGCGCGGCCGAAATTCTCGCAAATGATTTCGGGCTGGATGAAGAAGAGCGCTTCCTCTCCTTTCTGCCGCTCAGCCATGCTTACGAGCATACTGGAGGGCAGTTTTTGCCGATCGGTGTAGGCGCACAAATCTACTATTCCGAAGGCCTCGAAAAGCTCGCCAGCAATATCGAGGAAACCCGCCCGACAATCATGGTGGTCGTCCCGCGTCTGTTCGAGGTCTTGCGCACCCGGATTATGAAACAGGTTGCCAAGCAGGGCCGGATGGCAAACTACATGATGGACCGCGCCCTCGCGATTGGCGAGAAAAAGGCAGAAGGCAAAGGCCGGCTGCGCGACAAGCCGATGGACTTCATGCTCGAACGCCTGCTGCGCCCGAAGATTCGGCAGCGTTTTGGCGGACGGATCAAGGCGATGGTCAGTGGCGGCGCCCCGCTCAATCCCGACGTCGGCATCTTCTTCGAAGCAATGGGGCTGACCATGCTGCAAGGCTATGGCCAGACCGAGTCCGGGCCGGTCATCAGTTGCAACCGGCCCAAGGCGGGCATTGCAATGGAAACTGTCGGCCCGCCGATGCATGGGGTCGAGGTAAAGATTGCCGAAGATGGCGAAATCCTCGTGCGCGGCGAACTGGTGATGCAAGGCTATTGGCAGAACCAAGCCGAAACAGATCGTACATTGAAGGACGGCTGGCTGCACACGGGCGATATCGGCCATCTCGATGCCAATGGCCGGATTGTCATCACCGATCGCAAGAAAGACATGATCGTCAACGACAAGGGCGATAATGTTGCGCCGCAGAAGATCGAGGGCATGCTGACACTGCAGCCCGAGATTGGCCAGGCAATGGTTGCGGGTGACAAGCGACCCTATGTTGTCGGCCTGATCGTGCCAGATGCCGAATGGGCGCTGGAATGGGCGAAGGCCAATGACGAGAAGTTCGACCTGAAGGCGTTGCAGGACCTGCCAGCGTTCAAGACTGCCGTTCGCGCCGCGGTCGACCGGGTGAACAAGGATCTTTCAGTGATCGAGAAGGTGCGGCAATTCACTTTTGCCGATGAAGCTTTTTCGATCGAAAACGAAGAAATGACGCCGAGCATGAAAATCCGCCGCCACATGATCCGCGAACGGTATCAGGAGCAGCTCAACGGTTTATACCGGAGTTAG